The Pelistega ratti genome window below encodes:
- a CDS encoding type I restriction-modification system subunit M — MSNPPYSVKWIGSDDPTLINDERFAPAGVLAPKSKADFAFILHALSYLSPKGKAAIVTFPGIFYRGGAEQKIRQYLVDNNYVETVIALAPNLFYGTTIAVNILILSKNKVENKTQFIDATGLFKKETNNNVLTDEHIEQIIRLFGDKKDVPHLSISIENTQIAENDYNLAVSTYVEQKDNREVIDITVLNAQIKETVAKIDYLRTEIDKIVAEIEGV, encoded by the coding sequence GTGTCTAATCCGCCTTATTCAGTGAAATGGATTGGTTCAGATGATCCTACATTGATTAATGATGAACGATTTGCCCCTGCGGGTGTACTTGCCCCAAAATCTAAAGCAGATTTTGCCTTTATCCTACACGCATTAAGCTATTTATCCCCTAAAGGAAAAGCTGCAATTGTTACTTTCCCGGGGATTTTCTACCGAGGCGGTGCAGAGCAGAAAATCCGTCAATACTTGGTTGATAATAACTATGTAGAAACCGTGATTGCTCTTGCCCCTAATCTATTCTATGGAACAACTATTGCGGTGAACATTCTTATTCTCTCTAAAAATAAAGTAGAGAATAAAACACAGTTTATTGATGCAACAGGATTATTTAAAAAAGAAACGAATAATAATGTCCTTACTGATGAGCATATAGAACAAATTATTCGCCTATTTGGTGATAAAAAAGATGTTCCTCATCTGAGTATATCTATTGAAAATACCCAAATTGCTGAAAATGACTACAACCTTGCGGTTAGTACCTATGTTGAACAAAAAGATAACCGAGAGGTAATTGATATTACTGTCCTTAATGCACAGATTAAAGAGACTGTTGCTAAGATTGATTACCTACGTACTGAAATTGATAAGATTGTGGCGGAAATTGAGGGGGTATGA
- a CDS encoding integrase core domain-containing protein — MNIHKNTRLLPRQREEIWLAYTQNKQNVTSLAKEYKVSRPTIYKILKLARGRLLKPQTSINNRFRQAKFGIKRLAKVEKSIQERLKKQAKRYNKSYPGEMVHVDTKRLPLLKGQHTQSQREYLFVAIDDYSRELYAAIMPDKTAFSAATFLTQHLIDPCPYTIEVIYSDNGTEYKGTKEHEFGKACYQHHINQKFTKVANPKTNGKAERVIRTLMQMWHDKHEFTDSQHRKQELTRFINFYNTVKPHSALVYQDQLGHKRTLTPYEYLEIYFANSVNNA; from the coding sequence ATGAATATACACAAAAACACTCGCTTATTACCTCGCCAAAGAGAAGAGATTTGGCTAGCCTATACTCAAAACAAACAAAATGTCACTTCTTTAGCGAAAGAATACAAGGTTTCTCGCCCCACTATCTATAAGATACTCAAACTCGCTCGTGGTCGATTATTAAAACCTCAGACCAGTATCAATAATCGGTTTAGACAGGCTAAATTTGGGATTAAGCGCTTAGCTAAAGTAGAAAAGTCCATCCAAGAACGATTAAAGAAACAAGCTAAACGCTATAATAAATCCTATCCTGGCGAAATGGTTCATGTCGATACAAAACGCTTGCCTTTACTGAAAGGACAACACACGCAAAGTCAAAGGGAATATCTGTTTGTGGCTATCGATGATTACTCGCGTGAATTATATGCGGCTATTATGCCAGATAAAACCGCCTTTAGCGCAGCTACGTTCTTAACCCAACATCTGATAGACCCTTGTCCTTATACCATAGAGGTTATTTACTCAGATAATGGAACAGAATATAAAGGAACAAAAGAACATGAGTTTGGTAAAGCTTGTTATCAACATCATATCAATCAAAAATTTACTAAAGTCGCCAATCCTAAAACCAATGGAAAAGCAGAACGGGTAATTAGAACCTTGATGCAAATGTGGCATGATAAACATGAATTTACCGATAGCCAGCATAGAAAACAGGAGCTTACCCGATTTATTAATTTCTACAACACCGTAAAACCACATAGTGCTCTTGTTTACCAAGATCAACTTGGTCATAAACGGACACTGACACCTTACGAATATTTAGAAATTTATTTTGCAAATAGTGTAAACAACGCTTGA
- a CDS encoding gamma-glutamylcyclotransferase family protein → MKFFQLFVYGTLKKGFRNHAKYCSTAINIELAYGWGRVYSLDEGYPVMEVPSQSILARGTDSPSSDVFLQKHQYFFESPTGDWDMVQGELILFKYPDKEIPPIDALEDFNPEGQKNLYERVLITVKTDNGFVNAWTYIMKGSRHLGKRVPLNKEGVIEWGYSAISNETLSYHS, encoded by the coding sequence ATGAAATTTTTTCAGCTATTTGTTTATGGTACGCTTAAAAAAGGATTTCGCAACCACGCAAAATATTGTAGTACTGCCATTAACATAGAGCTTGCTTATGGATGGGGACGCGTTTATTCACTTGATGAAGGTTATCCTGTCATGGAAGTACCTTCTCAGTCTATTTTAGCAAGAGGTACTGACTCCCCCTCCTCTGATGTTTTTTTACAAAAGCATCAGTATTTTTTTGAATCACCGACAGGCGACTGGGATATGGTACAGGGTGAGCTTATCCTATTTAAATATCCCGACAAAGAGATTCCCCCCATTGATGCACTAGAAGATTTTAACCCTGAAGGGCAAAAAAACCTCTATGAACGTGTTCTCATTACCGTTAAAACAGATAATGGCTTTGTGAATGCGTGGACTTATATTATGAAAGGGTCTCGTCATCTCGGCAAGCGTGTCCCTCTCAATAAGGAAGGGGTTATTGAATGGGGCTATTCGGCTATCTCAAATGAAACACTCTCTTATCATTCTTAG
- a CDS encoding metallophosphoesterase family protein — protein sequence MMNANDILFFGDTHGGFYHCLSVVEQIKPKAIIFLGDLQAQTPLHDILKDVMTLTDVWWIHGNHDTDSVDIYDNLFESQLADKNLHGRVVTIAGWRIAGLGGVFRGKIWTPIQRGWSFFSQQELFEQTSPRTHFRGGIGLKHRSSIFPETYMALRMQKSDILVSHEAPSCNRFGFLAIDRLARQMEVKKIFHGHHHDTYDYSGHFSRMHFEAYAVGYRGVSNLAGEIIRSGEMDGEFSDRVAVYRS from the coding sequence ATGATGAATGCAAACGATATTCTCTTTTTTGGTGACACTCATGGCGGGTTTTATCATTGTTTAAGTGTAGTTGAGCAGATAAAGCCAAAAGCAATTATTTTCTTGGGTGATTTACAAGCCCAAACACCCTTACATGATATCTTAAAAGATGTCATGACGCTCACCGATGTTTGGTGGATTCATGGTAATCACGATACAGACTCTGTCGATATTTATGATAATTTATTTGAAAGTCAGCTAGCCGATAAGAATCTTCATGGTCGTGTAGTCACTATTGCTGGTTGGCGAATTGCTGGTTTAGGTGGTGTTTTTAGAGGTAAGATTTGGACACCTATTCAACGTGGGTGGAGCTTTTTTTCTCAACAAGAATTATTTGAACAAACCTCTCCTCGTACCCATTTCAGAGGAGGAATAGGGCTTAAACATCGTAGCTCCATTTTCCCTGAAACATATATGGCACTACGAATGCAAAAAAGTGATATTTTAGTTTCTCACGAAGCACCCTCTTGCAATCGATTTGGTTTTTTAGCAATAGACCGCTTAGCACGTCAAATGGAAGTCAAAAAAATTTTTCATGGCCATCACCATGATACTTATGATTATTCAGGGCATTTCTCTCGTATGCATTTTGAAGCCTATGCGGTAGGCTATCGTGGTGTTAGTAATTTAGCAGGAGAAATTATACGTTCAGGAGAAATGGATGGTGAGTTTAGTGACCGAGTAGCGGTTTATCGTTCATAA
- a CDS encoding pseudouridine synthase: MNSNPIKSPLPIRDGVSASRLYLPKGDWQYLIDFLLERFPHLSPDIIKVRLQKGDMVNEKGVAYTLNSPYLADTWLWYYREVEQEVEVPFKLTILYQDEYLVAVDKPHFLASIPGGRYLQQTALIRLRKMLGNDEISPLHRLDRDTAGVLLFCVNPAYRGMYQTLFQSRDIDKVYECVAPFCSSINFPLLRESDIEKSTTYFTMQERMARQTPLTQEEKHILLLSSKQKTIARLMGDKSLNSQTIIDVITHYQGMAHYRLIPLSGKKHQLRVHMNGLGLPILNDEFYPTLLPARAEDDFTQPLQLLARSITFIDPITQEKRYFESQQTLDWVKRYFNG; the protein is encoded by the coding sequence ATGAACAGTAATCCTATCAAAAGCCCTCTGCCTATCCGAGATGGTGTGAGTGCTAGTCGATTATATTTACCTAAGGGAGATTGGCAATATTTAATAGATTTTTTGTTGGAACGGTTTCCCCATTTATCCCCTGATATTATTAAAGTACGATTACAAAAAGGGGATATGGTAAATGAAAAGGGTGTTGCTTATACCCTGAATAGTCCTTACCTTGCTGATACTTGGTTATGGTACTATCGAGAAGTAGAGCAAGAAGTTGAAGTGCCGTTTAAATTGACAATTCTCTATCAGGATGAGTACTTGGTGGCGGTGGATAAACCGCATTTTTTAGCCAGTATTCCTGGTGGTCGCTATTTGCAGCAGACGGCATTAATCCGTTTACGCAAAATGTTAGGTAATGATGAGATTAGCCCCTTGCATCGCTTAGATAGGGATACTGCAGGGGTATTGTTATTCTGTGTGAATCCTGCTTATCGGGGGATGTATCAGACCCTTTTTCAAAGTAGAGATATTGATAAAGTATATGAATGTGTTGCACCTTTTTGTTCAAGTATAAACTTTCCTTTATTAAGAGAAAGTGATATTGAAAAGAGTACCACTTACTTTACTATGCAAGAGCGTATGGCTAGACAAACACCCTTAACACAAGAAGAAAAACACATACTTTTATTGTCATCTAAACAAAAAACTATTGCTAGGTTAATGGGAGATAAATCGCTAAATAGTCAGACGATTATTGATGTAATTACGCATTATCAAGGTATGGCGCATTATCGCTTAATCCCATTAAGTGGGAAGAAGCATCAATTACGTGTACATATGAATGGCTTAGGATTGCCCATTTTAAATGATGAATTTTATCCTACACTATTGCCTGCCCGAGCAGAAGATGATTTCACGCAACCCTTGCAGTTATTAGCACGATCTATTACTTTTATTGATCCCATAACCCAAGAAAAACGCTATTTTGAAAGTCAGCAAACACTGGATTGGGTAAAGCGGTATTTTAATGGATAG
- a CDS encoding phosphodiester glycosidase family protein yields MIKHLLCLIILIISSVSVRAEPSISREITPCIHYETRQQGHIHISKIDLSCPSIRLLGTLPHNSDTTSNFAYKNKTTVAINASFFDENRNPLGLNYSHQRTWRTSKKDQKQYSFLACTKENQCLIEPFNQLTPYQKQWDIVISGWQSLQNGLYRCAPSSPAICHRNAKSRHPRTAVGLSQDKRFLYLVVVEGRLDKFKGYTLNQLAQLFKQLNVPHAINLDGGGSSTMVINNKRVNRLPSQQMFFERAVANHLGVVDEQ; encoded by the coding sequence ATGATAAAGCACTTATTATGTTTAATAATATTGATCATAAGTAGTGTATCTGTTAGGGCTGAACCGTCTATCAGTCGAGAAATAACCCCTTGTATTCACTATGAAACACGACAACAGGGGCATATTCATATTAGTAAGATAGATTTGAGTTGCCCTTCTATTCGATTGCTTGGAACATTACCGCATAATAGTGATACAACGAGTAATTTTGCCTATAAAAATAAAACCACTGTTGCTATTAATGCTTCTTTTTTTGATGAAAATCGGAATCCTTTAGGTTTAAATTATTCACATCAAAGAACATGGCGTACGTCTAAAAAAGATCAAAAGCAGTATAGTTTTTTAGCGTGTACAAAAGAGAATCAATGTTTAATTGAACCATTTAACCAATTAACACCTTATCAAAAGCAATGGGATATTGTTATCAGTGGTTGGCAAAGCCTACAAAATGGACTGTATCGTTGTGCGCCAAGTAGTCCTGCCATTTGCCATCGTAATGCTAAGAGCCGTCATCCTCGTACAGCAGTTGGTCTTAGTCAAGATAAGCGTTTTTTATATCTTGTTGTTGTGGAAGGACGATTAGATAAATTTAAGGGCTATACACTAAACCAGTTAGCACAATTATTTAAACAACTCAACGTCCCTCATGCGATTAATCTTGATGGAGGGGGAAGCTCAACGATGGTGATTAATAATAAACGAGTTAATCGACTACCTTCTCAACAGATGTTTTTTGAACGAGCTGTTGCTAATCATTTAGGGGTTGTTGATGAACAGTAA
- a CDS encoding nicotinamidase: protein MMSLAKSALIVVDIQTDFLPGGALACYQADSILKGVKDLVDAQYFDYHIATQDWHPAHHISFASQHEGKKAFDTISLYGHPQVLWPDHCIKGTAGAALDPTINWDNMDLILRKGCHPQVDSYSAFQENFNQKGERPTTGLAGYLKEKEVKNVYTVGLARDVCVLWTAQGAKEQGFNTFLIWDLCAPVTPDHDEITRQLCQEYGIQIIHAADIRY from the coding sequence ATGATGTCTTTAGCTAAATCAGCACTTATTGTAGTGGATATTCAAACTGATTTTTTACCTGGGGGAGCATTAGCGTGTTATCAAGCGGATAGTATTCTGAAAGGGGTTAAGGATTTGGTTGATGCACAATATTTTGACTATCATATCGCTACACAAGACTGGCATCCTGCGCATCATATTTCTTTTGCCAGTCAGCATGAGGGGAAAAAGGCTTTTGATACAATTTCTCTCTATGGACATCCTCAAGTGCTATGGCCTGATCACTGTATAAAAGGGACTGCAGGGGCGGCACTTGATCCTACGATTAACTGGGATAATATGGATTTAATTTTGCGTAAGGGGTGTCATCCCCAAGTTGATTCTTATAGTGCTTTCCAAGAAAATTTTAATCAAAAGGGAGAGCGACCGACAACAGGATTAGCAGGCTATCTCAAAGAAAAAGAGGTAAAAAATGTTTATACCGTGGGTTTAGCACGAGATGTATGTGTCTTATGGACAGCACAAGGGGCAAAAGAACAAGGATTTAATACGTTTTTAATTTGGGATTTATGTGCACCTGTGACACCTGATCATGATGAAATAACGCGACAATTGTGTCAAGAATATGGTATTCAGATTATTCATGCTGCTGATATACGGTATTAG
- a CDS encoding ParA family protein gives MMSIYAIWNNKGGVGKSYLTFQIACEYAKQHPSKKVLVVDLCPQANSSSMLLGGIEKGEQELEKIHSQPNKNTISGYISERLISPYKQINSAIKYITQVNQINHYVPDNVYLVVGDEELEIQASGILHATQAPNVSDAWRLVHLWVRDLISDIQKAWNYEDNIVFIDCNPSFTIYTELALSAADRLIIPFSADGSSKRAVRSVLSLVYGVKRHVGDVSSYFYTEALRSKLALPQIYMYVGNRLTTMAKASATAFKTVVEEIGNEIYEVWTKNANLFCIHPEGAGTPTSKSSFKKMFQYEVRDANTASVVSGALGIPIGCLPSGKRNVLGKEVMVNPSQLDAQLPNIQQLVRCIE, from the coding sequence ATGATGTCTATTTATGCAATCTGGAATAATAAAGGTGGTGTAGGGAAAAGCTATCTTACCTTTCAAATTGCTTGTGAGTATGCTAAGCAACATCCATCAAAAAAAGTATTAGTAGTTGATTTATGTCCACAAGCTAATTCCTCTTCTATGTTATTAGGGGGTATTGAGAAAGGAGAACAAGAGCTTGAAAAAATTCATTCTCAGCCTAATAAGAATACTATCTCTGGCTATATCTCAGAAAGATTAATCAGTCCTTATAAACAAATTAATAGTGCTATCAAATACATTACACAGGTCAATCAGATTAATCATTATGTACCTGATAATGTATATTTAGTTGTTGGAGATGAAGAGTTAGAAATTCAAGCTTCTGGTATTTTACATGCTACCCAAGCACCTAATGTGAGCGATGCTTGGCGACTAGTCCATCTTTGGGTAAGAGATCTTATTAGTGATATTCAAAAAGCATGGAATTATGAGGATAATATTGTATTTATTGACTGTAATCCAAGCTTTACTATTTATACCGAATTAGCACTTTCTGCTGCGGATAGATTGATTATTCCTTTTTCGGCTGATGGTTCTTCAAAACGAGCAGTAAGATCAGTGTTATCCCTTGTTTATGGAGTTAAGCGTCATGTGGGTGATGTCAGTTCTTATTTTTATACAGAAGCACTAAGAAGTAAACTTGCATTACCTCAGATTTATATGTATGTGGGAAATCGTTTAACAACCATGGCAAAAGCATCTGCTACTGCCTTTAAAACAGTTGTAGAGGAAATTGGTAATGAGATTTATGAAGTATGGACAAAAAATGCTAACTTATTTTGTATCCATCCTGAAGGGGCTGGTACACCAACAAGTAAATCTAGTTTTAAAAAGATGTTCCAATATGAGGTAAGAGATGCAAATACAGCCTCTGTTGTATCTGGTGCACTGGGTATTCCTATTGGTTGTTTACCATCAGGGAAGCGAAATGTCCTTGGAAAAGAAGTGATGGTTAATCCTTCTCAATTAGATGCACAATTACCTAATATTCAACAATTAGTAAGATGTATTGAGTAA
- a CDS encoding UvrD-helicase domain-containing protein, translating to MKALLVEGVAGSGKTSYIADTVQHSLNPNDALLLTFSRTGYAVLQQYLESRQVKNSTVYTIDGFAMRILRQLGDTRFILRREEVERELLPLLYQQVVAQIMTSSSMDIAPPAPITPSTMQALMSDIDFFRASCAFEYHDDDMLEEILLGKLHHDWRLVRRVFYAYDNYRETWRPSPYQSESVFEHDEISSSYQQGEQGFRLLSESVFDLLQLIEDSEILARIGKKYRLQCIDEFHDTTPLQLKFLLQLNQQAQTVIAVGDRFQNIFAWRGTNTSFVFDQFVRQLNAETEQINRSYRYAQNIANLASSIIHRPIQSLAEHSSTIKTLSVKELTKISKETLIITKDFPTQMRAAFTLFSQTNHKLALGINHSIAPAILNILMVLRYPYLLNTKAPHFSKNLALDLTQFLQLPQCLLDETAKQEILHKPSMESIRMYFDIHLQENRQKAYDEHFRQALLYWCATNQENTPVYEVMQWLEQSARLWQLNTHRIYDQISRASWEGLKADARQYGYTLAQWQERAIALSKRWNEREGLRFATISQAKGREYNQVLFYGVSKEGFDMMDELSQHLFYVGITRAKKTLYFYLDDSVDAKAIPQAITHLSPDTTVIDHRQALSINGITPSVSLSKAEALKQLRQMREALLEKNRIESDEG from the coding sequence ATGAAAGCATTATTAGTTGAAGGTGTTGCTGGTAGTGGTAAAACAAGTTATATCGCCGATACTGTGCAACACTCATTAAACCCCAATGATGCGTTGTTATTGACTTTTAGCCGTACGGGTTATGCCGTGCTGCAACAATATCTTGAAAGTCGTCAAGTTAAAAATAGTACGGTTTATACGATTGATGGCTTTGCTATGCGTATTCTCAGGCAGTTAGGGGATACGCGGTTTATTCTACGTCGTGAAGAGGTTGAACGAGAGCTTTTACCATTGCTTTATCAACAAGTGGTAGCACAAATAATGACTTCTTCCTCTATGGATATCGCTCCTCCTGCCCCTATCACGCCTAGTACAATGCAAGCACTAATGAGTGATATTGATTTTTTCCGTGCATCATGTGCTTTTGAGTATCATGATGATGATATGCTAGAAGAAATTCTATTAGGAAAACTTCATCATGATTGGCGGTTAGTACGAAGAGTATTTTATGCGTATGATAATTACCGTGAAACATGGCGACCTTCACCTTATCAGTCAGAGTCTGTTTTTGAGCATGATGAGATTTCCTCTTCATACCAACAAGGTGAACAGGGGTTTCGCTTACTCAGTGAGTCAGTTTTTGATTTACTGCAATTAATTGAAGATAGTGAAATACTTGCTCGAATTGGTAAAAAATACCGTTTACAGTGTATTGATGAGTTTCATGATACTACCCCTTTACAATTAAAGTTTTTGTTACAGCTTAACCAACAAGCACAAACCGTTATTGCCGTGGGTGATCGCTTTCAGAATATTTTTGCTTGGCGAGGGACTAATACGAGTTTTGTGTTTGATCAGTTTGTGCGTCAATTAAATGCAGAAACAGAACAAATCAATCGATCTTATCGCTATGCACAAAATATTGCTAATTTAGCCAGTTCAATTATTCATCGCCCTATCCAATCTTTGGCAGAGCATAGTAGTACGATTAAGACGCTATCTGTAAAAGAGCTTACCAAAATCAGTAAAGAAACGCTTATTATCACCAAAGATTTTCCAACACAGATGAGAGCTGCCTTTACCTTATTTAGTCAAACGAACCATAAACTAGCTTTAGGGATAAACCATTCTATAGCACCTGCTATTTTGAATATATTAATGGTATTACGTTACCCCTATTTATTGAATACTAAAGCTCCTCATTTTTCTAAAAATTTGGCACTTGATTTAACCCAATTTTTACAGTTGCCACAGTGCTTATTAGATGAGACAGCTAAGCAAGAGATACTGCATAAGCCTAGTATGGAAAGTATAAGAATGTATTTTGATATACATTTACAAGAAAACCGTCAGAAAGCCTATGATGAGCATTTTAGGCAAGCACTACTTTATTGGTGTGCAACAAATCAAGAAAATACACCTGTCTATGAGGTTATGCAATGGTTAGAACAAAGTGCCCGACTTTGGCAGCTGAATACTCACCGTATATATGATCAAATAAGTAGAGCCTCTTGGGAAGGGTTAAAAGCAGATGCCCGACAATATGGTTATACCCTTGCACAATGGCAAGAGCGAGCGATAGCGCTTAGTAAACGATGGAATGAGCGAGAAGGGTTACGATTTGCCACTATTAGTCAAGCAAAAGGACGTGAATATAATCAAGTGCTGTTTTATGGTGTTTCCAAAGAAGGTTTTGATATGATGGATGAGTTATCTCAACATCTTTTTTATGTTGGCATTACGCGTGCGAAGAAAACACTGTATTTCTACCTTGATGATAGTGTAGATGCAAAAGCTATTCCTCAAGCAATCACACATTTATCACCTGATACAACGGTGATAGACCATCGACAAGCCTTATCAATAAATGGTATAACACCTTCTGTGTCTTTATCTAAAGCAGAAGCTTTAAAGCAATTGCGACAAATGAGAGAGGCTTTATTAGAAAAAAATCGTATAGAGAGTGATGAGGGTTAG
- a CDS encoding ferredoxin--NADP reductase, whose protein sequence is MASAFLEGKVLSVHHWTDRLFSFTTTRDPSLRFSNGHFTMIGLMVDGKPLLRAYSIASPNYEEHLEFLSIKVPDGPLTSRLQHIKEGDSIIIGRKPTGTLVLDYLLPAKRLYLLGTGTGLAPFLSIARDPETYERYEEVILVHGVRQVNELAYYDMFTKTLKEHEFLGEMVSKQLKYYPTVTREPFYHQGRMTTLIENGKLFEDLGVPPLNPAEDRVMICGSPAMLADLKAICEARGFKEGNTSTPGDFVIERAFVSQ, encoded by the coding sequence ATGGCATCCGCATTTTTAGAAGGTAAAGTACTTAGCGTTCACCATTGGACGGATCGTTTATTTAGTTTTACAACTACTCGGGACCCTTCATTACGTTTTAGCAATGGGCATTTTACGATGATTGGCTTAATGGTTGATGGTAAACCATTATTGCGTGCATACAGTATTGCAAGTCCTAATTATGAAGAGCATCTTGAGTTTTTAAGTATCAAAGTGCCAGATGGTCCACTAACTTCTCGCTTACAACACATTAAAGAAGGGGATTCGATTATTATTGGTCGTAAGCCTACTGGTACATTGGTATTGGATTATCTATTACCAGCCAAACGACTTTATTTACTAGGAACGGGTACAGGCTTAGCACCTTTTTTAAGTATTGCTCGTGATCCTGAAACCTATGAGCGCTATGAAGAAGTGATTCTGGTACATGGTGTGCGTCAAGTCAATGAATTAGCTTATTATGATATGTTTACCAAAACACTGAAAGAACATGAGTTTTTAGGTGAAATGGTGAGTAAGCAACTTAAATATTATCCTACCGTTACGCGTGAACCGTTCTATCACCAAGGTCGTATGACAACCTTAATTGAAAATGGTAAATTATTTGAAGATTTAGGTGTTCCCCCACTTAACCCAGCGGAAGACCGTGTGATGATTTGTGGTAGTCCTGCTATGTTAGCTGACTTAAAAGCAATTTGTGAGGCACGAGGATTTAAAGAGGGTAATACTTCAACACCGGGTGATTTTGTGATTGAACGGGCTTTTGTGAGTCAATAA
- a CDS encoding DUF945 family protein: MRKRYLMGGLAIALIIAYPVASHIHGNTIQARLDSDIQQLNQYIEQELQQSVRFSYEQTQSGIFTSQYMIKFKDEEGKEIPLLQQRIDHGPFPPNALKKGHFLPVNYASKITLINNDLTKAIFTVTQSEQPIVIEYVYGYDSKAKGYVGIAPINISQENLQLGATKISFNAKKDLTDSYFHIEMEPSKFAWLNTSGFIPQEFNHLGKIDMEMHYKLDEKGNLSVETQSDTDYYRFGDKETSIAIHRVKDTQKVTDDGKGLDISATQKAEQVLINDVDLGSYSVDAGYYQLDSGAIKSLGRTIYAIAFNYFNAAIAQKELLSPEPFLESRLFELGMQAIAIFNQNPKLQYGPIQLRNKAGASSVKAELDFVLPKDLNVTSPEEIYLKSLKKLDLQFVLNPAWLKQFTFDVLTVMAKSEKMPLPTDKDKADIDLIIDDMHKSAIESQFFQMKDNDLLFAVTAQAPEGKTIDQVEKISYNEQVYTKEDVEEILTTRGRQFIKLMEERDIESRWDELVERFQNPAE, from the coding sequence ATGCGTAAACGTTATCTTATGGGTGGGCTTGCGATTGCCCTTATTATTGCGTATCCAGTGGCTAGCCATATTCATGGTAATACAATCCAAGCACGACTAGATAGCGATATTCAACAACTTAATCAGTATATTGAGCAAGAGCTTCAACAGTCTGTTCGTTTCTCTTATGAACAAACGCAATCTGGTATTTTTACAAGCCAATATATGATTAAATTTAAAGATGAAGAAGGAAAAGAAATCCCTTTGCTTCAACAACGTATTGATCATGGTCCATTCCCACCAAATGCCCTTAAAAAAGGACATTTCTTACCTGTTAATTATGCGAGCAAAATTACCCTCATCAATAATGATTTAACAAAAGCTATTTTTACGGTGACTCAATCAGAACAACCTATTGTGATTGAGTATGTTTATGGTTATGACAGTAAAGCCAAGGGCTATGTTGGTATTGCTCCGATTAATATCTCTCAAGAAAATCTACAGTTAGGGGCAACAAAAATTTCATTTAATGCCAAAAAGGATTTAACGGATAGTTATTTCCATATCGAAATGGAACCAAGTAAGTTTGCTTGGTTAAACACAAGTGGCTTCATTCCTCAAGAATTTAATCACTTGGGTAAAATTGATATGGAGATGCATTATAAATTAGATGAAAAGGGTAATCTTTCAGTAGAAACGCAATCAGATACTGATTATTATCGATTTGGCGATAAAGAAACGTCTATTGCTATTCATCGTGTTAAGGATACCCAAAAAGTAACAGATGATGGTAAAGGTCTTGATATTTCGGCTACACAAAAAGCAGAGCAAGTACTGATTAATGATGTAGATTTGGGATCGTATTCAGTAGATGCTGGTTACTATCAATTAGATTCAGGTGCTATTAAGTCATTAGGGCGGACAATTTATGCAATTGCATTTAACTATTTTAATGCTGCTATTGCACAAAAAGAATTATTAAGCCCTGAACCATTCTTAGAGTCACGTCTATTTGAATTAGGTATGCAGGCTATTGCGATATTTAATCAAAATCCGAAACTTCAATATGGGCCTATCCAATTGCGTAATAAAGCTGGTGCTTCTAGTGTGAAGGCAGAATTAGATTTTGTCTTACCAAAAGACCTCAATGTGACTTCTCCAGAGGAAATCTATTTAAAATCACTCAAAAAATTAGATTTACAATTCGTTCTAAACCCAGCATGGTTAAAACAATTTACATTTGATGTGCTTACGGTAATGGCTAAATCAGAAAAAATGCCTCTACCTACCGATAAGGATAAAGCAGATATTGATTTAATTATTGATGATATGCACAAGTCGGCGATAGAAAGTCAGTTCTTCCAGATGAAAGATAACGATTTATTATTTGCTGTTACTGCTCAAGCTCCAGAGGGTAAAACCATTGATCAGGTTGAAAAAATAAGTTATAACGAACAGGTTTATACAAAAGAGGATGTTGAAGAAATACTTACTACTCGTGGCAGACAATTTATTAAGTTAATGGAAGAACGTGATATTGAATCTCGTTGGGATGAGTTAGTAGAACGCTTTCAAAATCCAGCAGAGTAA